Genomic segment of Drosophila ananassae strain 14024-0371.13 chromosome 2L, ASM1763931v2, whole genome shotgun sequence:
cGTGGGTGTCATTCGGTCAAAGCACTCTGTTCCATGTTCAATTAATTCCATTGCCCCCCAAACAATCATTCCTAGATACTGATACCTTTTCATGTATTCGCCGGCCACTGTTTGCCCTCAATAAAATTTGATGGATCATCGCCGCCTACTTTAATTTGCAGTGAACAATAAAAAGAAGTACAGAAAGCAAACAAGCGAAATTAAAAGACCCTAAACCGAACATCGAGTCTGATATGCAAATCGAGAAACAATCTTGGCTGACGAACTCTTTTTTAATGAGTTCATGCGTAAAAATGTGAGCACGTTTGGGGTGAAATAATTTTTGATTTGCAAATTGTTTGGGAGACATGAGTTGTTTTTCTCATTTGTGGTTTTTAGCTCGAATATTTGGTTGATATtactaatatttaattatttattttttgggaaTTTGGGAAGCACATTTAGGTGAAATATTTTGGTAGATTCCTTATGAGTAACTCTAAGTTCAACAATATGATATGGTCTCATCATCGATTTAATACCGTTGATGAAAGTGGGTTTATTTTCTCTCTCGCTACATTTGCTTTGGGTACTTCACCCCTAATTTGTCAGTGATAACCTCATCCTCAATTTATTTCATAATGTGTTTATGTCTTGAAAAGAAAAGGTACAACCTAACGGATATTCCCATTCAATTCGGATGAAAAGACGAAATTTACTCACCATAAATAAGCGTAAGTGGTTTATATTTTACAATACCACGGGCTTCCGCCGAATTGAGGTGGCGTTAAAAAAATAGAGGGGCGGATTCGACGGGGGTGGCCGGCTGAAACCGGGTTAATTTCCTATTACTGTAATGCACGTTTAATGAACTGGCATACTGAAACACCTTAGTCTGGTACGAATGTAATTGAGCACAAAATCAAACAGATTAGTGGCCAAATGGCGGACAATGGGTGACCGTTTTGATGTGtgtggaaaatggaaaagaaacCAGTAACTAAAATTAGAAACGTGTCTAGAGCACAAATCGTGAGACACATATTGTTGTCTGCGTCAGCCAGCAAGCAGCAAACAAACGAATCGAATTGGAGCTGTTCGAAATGGTCTATTGCAAAAAATAGTGCAACACAATTTATCGCCATGAGCCATCAGAAGACCGAACTGAGTTCCGTTTCTTGGGCTTATGACAATGGCAAATTTTCCAGCAGATTTCGAACCCCTCAGCTGGCCAAATCTTTTGAGCTTCCTCAATGCCAAAAACGGACATGATGGATTTTTGGTTgtgaataaaaaaagaaaccgaaaaactccgaaaaaatagaaataaatgcTGTTGCATCAACTTACATTTTCTGCGTCCAGTGGTTGGGTGTCTGGTTTCCTTTTAtgcctttgattttgaattaaTTGTTTATTCCTTATTGAAAATGGTTCGTGAAAATTGCTCAATGGCCCGAAGATGCTACAACGCTTGCCacttttaaacttaaattttttttatttggcagCAATTATTTGCAAACACAAACACTTTGGTCAGCTTCTGGCTTGCAATAGATTTAAGCCACTGCCTTAgggtttttcaaaaatatttatttttttattagttaaCCTCTGGATCACTGCATTGAAATGGTTTGTTTTCTAAGGTCTCTTGATTCTAGTGAACTGCGCGCAGACGCAGAAATTTACCGACTCAGCTAGTGGGCAACAAGCGCGAGACTTTTTAAATGTCGAGCCAAGTCAAGTTTCGAGCTTGAACCTGACGAAGCCGAGCTTAAAGTTAGCCAAAAGCTTGAATTGTGGCCTAAAGCTGCAGCTTTTTGAGTTTTGGTATGATCAGATAGTGGCGTGTCTCGGCTAAGTGTTGTGCGCCATACTTAACGAAActcatatatttttgttttaaattaggTCTTAGCTGATTCAAAcgttaaatttgtttttaattcctatatttatttggaacaGTGTTGTGAAACATTGAAAAACCTTCTAACCCACCCCTGTTTTTGGCCAAGACGTCACAGGTTTCTTCAACCCCCGCTTTCAGCAAGCTAGCGGCCCACACAAAAAGCTGCAAGAGCCTCACAGCGCAGGCGCAGGTTTAACGATTTCCAAGTCTAGAAGTCATTGGCAAAATAAAGTACAACCGCTGCGGAACTGCGttgtagtatttttttttcactaaGCGTGGACTCAGAAAAATCCctaattgtttaaaaataatattgtggAAGTCTTTGTTAAAAAAACGTAAGAAATTTAAACTAGTAATCTACATAAAATTGACttaaacttgaaaaaataaaaaacattaaagaCACCAGgctgtttaaaataaaagcttTTAGATGCTGCAAAAAATTTgagttaaaaaatttaatagtGACTAGAAGAcgataattattaattaatgtaATATTGCCACTTTGAAGAAAgtagttttcttttaattcaaAGGTTTTTTGAATCatagaccaaaaaaaaaaaacaattttgtgTGTGCGGGGGCTGTGATGATTCATACAACCCAGGCGAGCAACCCGCAGCTCCTCTGGGTATGgatgtgtgtatgtatgtatgtgcaCCTGCCTcataatgtgtgtgtgtgtggatgtATGGGTTCTCGAAGTAAtgcaaataacaacaaaagcaaatcGTTAGCATAACCTGAGCATCTGCTACCCACGGAAAAAAACCTCTAGCATACATTTGTGCGCAAAATCGATTGTACGAACATTTTTCACGTGCCACGAAAAGTTGAAAACAGCCACAAAAGACAGTTGCACAAAGTTTTGCCTCCCTCATCATCTATTACAAATTGTGACTAATTGTTATTCCACTCACAGCTACGAGGAAAATCGAGAAGGAACGTGCTGCGAGTGGCCCGAGCCAAATCCATTAAAAATGGCTGAAGAGTATATACCAGATGTTAGCGTCATGGACACAAGTAAGTAACATATTGCAACATCAAATATAGCCTTTGTGGTAGATCTATTCAATCTTCTCGTTAAGAAGTTGCCGAAAATGTGACAGAGAAGTTTTCCaaaacttttttctttttccatGAATAATTAATTCGGGTTTTTGTGCAAAAGGAAGCCTGGAAGTATTCACTGCGGGTGTCATGTACTTATGGGCTTATCaccttttgaaatttttttttgcgacaAATAAGTTATAGGGTCTTTTTTGTAACGTCATATTTGTTGGTTAACGATTtatgaaataatattttcatttggTCGCTTCGCGAAAATTTTTGAATGACTAAGTTGATGACTAAGCGCAGTGTAAAAGCCCATAAATTAGTTTTAGACTTAAAGTTTTTAAGTAAATTGCTACAACCTTAATCTAGACGTCAAATTCATGGTTTAATcatctttaaattaaaaacttaattATTTAGCCATCAATAAAGTTTACCTTAAAGACCTaatgatatttaaaaacccgTGTCTAACCTTACGTTTATCCCCCTTAGTTGTGCCCGCCATCCTGGGATTGACGGCTGCCGCTGTCCTCTCCTCGGTAGCCTGTATCTGTGCCAAGCAGATGCGCATCCGGAACAAGAAGCAGAACCACCACGACGTCTCGTTCCCGTTCCAGCCGACGCGGCGTCCGACAGCAGTTCGATCGCCGAGCGGCCAGCCACCGCATTACCTGAAGAAGTCCCCCTCGCCCACCGGTGGCAAGCAGATGAGTCTCCTTTCCCCCATGCAGGATCAGTCCACCTCCCCGATTGCCCAGCCGAATACCAAGTACAGCGAGGAGGACGAAGCCCCGCAACTGAATCCGGAGCACCAGCACAACGGCAACAAACTGACGGTGGTCGATGGCAATGGGACAAAGCAGTCGCTGCTCCACAATAACCACCATCATCACCAGAACCACCACTCGCCGGTGGAGACGATCGCCAATGGAAATGTAACCATCACCCTAGACGACCAGGCGCTGTCCAATGGCAAGGAGCTGACTGTCACTGATCAGTACGGCAAACTGGGCACCATCTACTTCAAGTTGCGCTTCCTGGCCGAGAGGAACGCTTTGATGGTCTCCATCATTCGCTGCCGGGGATTGCCCTGCAAGGGTGGATCGAGCGGTACAGGCGACATACCCACTGGCATGAATGGACGCACCCAGGCGGCCACAGATCCGTACGTGAAGCTGCAACTTCTGCCCGACAAGCAGCACAAAGTCAAGACTCGTGTCGTACGAAACACCCGAAACCCTGTCTACGATGAGGACTTTACCTTCTACGGTCTGAACATGAACGACCTTCAAAATATGTCGCTGCACTTCGTCATCCTTAGCTTCGATCGGTATTCGCGCGACGACGTCATCGGCGAGGTGGTCTGCCCGCTGTCATCCATTGAGATAGGAGACATTTCCAAGGAGGCTTTATCCATCAGCAAGGAGATTCAGCCGCGCAGCCTAAAGATTCGCGCCCAAGGCCGGGGTGAGCTCCTCATCTCGCTCTGCTGGCAACCGGCAGCCGGACGTCTAACTGTGGTCCTCCTAAAAGCCCGTAATCTACCGCGCATGGACGTGACAGGTCTGGCTGATCCGTACGTGAAGATATATCTGCTCTACAATGGCCAACGCATTGCCAAGAAGAAGACGCATGTGAAGAAGCGCACTCTTAGCCCGGTTTTCAACGAGAGTTTCGCCTTCGATATTCCCGCCGCCGAGGTGAGTCCGATTTTGCCGCAATAAATGAATGAATAATGGAAGGatgaataaaaaacatttttactACAATTCCAGGGTACTGGCGCCACTCTTGAGGGTGTTTCCTTGGAGCTGATGCTGCTCGACTGGGATCGCGTGACCAAGAACGAGGTAGGTTCAATTTTATGGGCGACTATTAACGCGTCACTAATGGTATGGTTGACATTCCTGCAGGTTATTGGACGCCTAGAACTGGGAGGACCCAACTCCACTAGCACCGCCCTGAACCACTGGAATGAGGTGTGCAACTCGCCACGGCGGCAGATCGCCGAGTGGCACAAGCTGAACGAGTAGGCGGACAAGGGAGGCATTTTAATGCCACCACGTGGGCGCTGGCGCCGTTAGCGAGAAGGAATCGATACAGGAACCGGAAACGGCAACGGAGACGGAAATGGGAGTCGTACGGTTCAAGAGTATTAGCTCGTACCCTATTTTTATTTGCGTTAACTTTTGGTATATACTTTAGATTATTTTATGAATTTGTATCAACTTTATTTTCTACATCATTTGATATGTTATTTTTTACGATATGCTACGCGTGGCATTAATCCCTGGGGAGACTATGGTCGCATATGGAAATATATAATTACCAACCAACCACTAAGTAAATTAAATGTATTAGAAAATGTTTAGGACGTAAAAAATGCATGTAAGTGTAAGATAATTCAGAAAAATCGTACTTCGTACATATAAATgcttgaaaaaattcaaaatactGCAAAAAAGATACAACATACATATAGTGGACACCGATTTTGTTGCTGTATAGAAGAAGAATTAAAcgcttttttgttatttgtatctctatatatttttttcatatcaATTAATTGAAATACCATTTAATGTGCCCACCACAATGAATGAAAATGTTTGATTTTCACAACAAAAccaaagaaaatatattaaccatacatatgtataaaatatttatgatgaTATCTAAATCTTAAGCATAATGTTTGTGTTGGTTTGACAAAATACAATTGTTTTCGGCATTTCCGTTTtgtaaagaaaacaaaaatgaagtTAAGTACCACAAGCCCACAGCCGATGGAGAGTTGCTTACTGCTTAACAATTTATACGTACTCCTTAAAATAaccaaaaatgcaaataaatcgAAAACCAAATTGAATCTAGAGAGACACGCAGCAGAATGCTTAGCACCAAAAAGCTACAAAACCACACACAAATCGAACGAAAGTCAGAAAAATAATGATTCGGAGGAGATAACAAACACAAAATCATAATATAAGCAGCATAGTAAATGTAGAAACAAAATACCCATGAAAACTGTAGAGTATAACAACTCACGCATAGCTCAAACCGATCTCAATAAGCACTCCAAGTAGTAGACACTACTCATAGAGCAGGATAATGCAACCCGAGGAGCGGAGCTTTAAGCTGGAGCCCAAAAAATTATCCACAAACTGATACCGAGTGTACTGATGGCAATTATAAACTGTAACAGACCTAAATATATAGACACCAGCCCGCTTCTAAGTATATTTTGTGAACTGAATGTTAGAACATAATCCAACCATAAGAATACAAGTAGATGCAACTATATACCAGTTCGAAAGAATGGTAATCCACTAGAATTCGTGTCCAATCAAAACTTCAATTCGTCTAAAGTAAAACAATAATATTGTGTAATGCATCTCAAGGGCAGGCACTTAAATCAACCAATAACGCATATGGTTTAGTTATCGCAAACGAACCCAAAATTGTATGAGATGTGTATAATTCTACATTATATATAAAACTAATTGTAAGCTACATCAAATGGTTAATTTCAGTAATAAAAAGTATAATACAACAAAATCTCTggtgtatatttatttttttccaaatagaaaggtgttaaattaaatgagCCATCATAAAGACGGATTGGTTAAGTATAACTTCCaaatcgtaaaaaaaaataaaaaaaatggtgtttcaaaaaaaacttaaagtaGCTTTTCGAATCGAACTTAACACTTTGGAAGTATTTCGAATAGTGAAatagatttaaattatttaacagATTTTTTCGTTCCGATTCCGATCGGTCCGATCCCAGTTCCCTTATCACAGCATCTCTTTGAGCCCATCAAACAACTTGATTTTATAATTCGAACTTGGGAGCGTTTCAGTTCGATCTCAGCACTCGTTCGGGAACGTGGCATTCtgctaaaataaaaagaattcGTTTCTCTATttatgaaaacaaaatattacttAATAATATTACTTTAGTTATGATATcgagaaaaaatataataattcttGAGGCTCTGGTTTTGTGTGTTATAGGTGAGGTCAAAATGTCTGAATGTTTATTAATCTTCTTCTGTGAAAAGGCCAATAACCCCTAATCTTTTATTATGAAACTCCTGAtaacagattctatgtgagaCAGTAAGAGTAAAATTCACATAAAAATGTGATCgacttaaataaatatttataattgcTGTATTAAGGCCAATATCAGGAAGAGCCCCGACTGGCTCCCACAAGTTGAATTATTTTGTAGCGCCATCCTGGAAAGAAGACCATCTTCCGTTTTAATGAGGATTTATAAACATTAATTTGATTCGCTTTCGGCTGAATATATGTAAATTATAGAGCACGTAAAGTTAGCGTCTATACTTCTATGGAAACCATGCAAGTTTTGATGCGAAACTGTTCTAAaagagaatatatatatttataaaatccGATAAATCTGTTGAGAGAGAATCTGTTCTTAGAaaagttttcgtttttttttgcttcccTGCTAGATTGAGAAAAAGAAACTTAAGAAAAAAATCCACACTTTGAAAGTTTACTTTAGTTGATAAAATCTCTTTATAAAAAGAAATAGTGTGGCTGGACAAGGAGacataattttttgttattatttacaGTCCCTGATCCAAAATAAATCCGGCACCGATTTTCTATAAAGTTTTAATGAAAACTACAAAGCGTTTATTTTATCTCGATCCGAAGCTAGCTTTGTTTTGTGTTTACTAACACTCTGTTTAGCCCCAACAGCTCTTTCTTTTGCAAGCGTCACCCATAATAGTTCGACTATATGTGATGGAGTCCAGTATAAAGAGGACCCCTTGGACGATTCATTCGAGAGATGCTATTCAAATATGTGCAATGAGACTACACATTTTCGGTGTTTGTACGGAGGCTGCATCCCTATATCAAATATctgtaataataaaaatgattgTTGGGATGGCAGCGACGAAAACGAACTACTATGCTTAGAAGATGAAGATCTGGATGCGAAGTATGAGGACATCCACGGAGATTGCGAGTGAGTAAAGGTTTAATAATTCATAATGGAAAATGTATGATTTCACATTATTTTAGGTCGAATTTTGATTGCAAAGATAAAGGTGCTCTAGTCGGAGATAGATGCATTACCTGGGATAGGGTCTGCGATGGAAAAAGCGATTGCACGGACAATCGGGATGAAAGTACATCTATTTGTGCAATGATTCCTTGTGCACCACCGAATTTTAGATGTAAATATGGTGCCTGCATCTCTCAAAATGCTATGTGCAATCATGTCATTGATTGCTTCGATAGTTCAGATGAGCTTCTCGAAATTTGTTTACATCCTAGTGCATATGTTGATGTAGCTACGTCTTTGAATCACTCAAGTTCCGATGAAATAACCACTTTCCAAGGACGTCAAAAATGGACTGTAAATGAATGCGTTCTTAACGATCCAAAAATGGTGGGAGAGGATTTCTTGTCAGGAATTACTTATCTTGGAGGCGATGGCAAGGTTCCCGACAAAAACCATGTCGTGCTGCGTTGCGCCGAAGGTTACAGTCTGGACGGAGagaaatataatatttgcGACGGCGATAAATGGTTGAATAAATTGGGCAGATGCGTCCAACAATGCAAACATTTTGGTAACAACGAACATTCCACACAGTGCTTCCACAACAATATTCTGGTAGACTGCGAGCAGCAGTATCTATTAAAGGATACAGAAATGAAGGTTACCTGCGCTCCAGGGTATATTGGTAGGATGATATCAAGGGCTCTGCATTAGGAAATAGCCCGTGAACTTTTTTCTGGCAATAAGTACTTAATGTGTATTACTATCTTTTGCAGATGAGGCTTATGGTACGCAGGTTTGTGGCGATGGTGGCGAATGGAAAGTGAAAAAGGCTTTGCCCAAGTGCAAGCCTATGTGCGGCTTTAAAGTGATTGAGGATTGCCCGGATCCATGGGAAATGAGCGTGTTCCAGCGCGGCCACAAGCCCATCTTCCAATTCGCCTGTACTGCCACCGTTGTGTCTCCGTTTTTCCTGCTGGCCCCCAGTAGCTGTTTCCAGAATATCACCATTAAGAGCGTTAAATCCAGAGAACCAGTGCTCTATACAGTTGCCGAGGGTGAGAGGTACACTGAAACCTTCAATGCCCACGAACTTCACGCTTATAAATTACACAACGTCTCGTTTATACAAAATGTTACGTAAGTGCATTATGTTGGaagaaatttatattttatcttGAATTAATACCAAACTAACCtcatgaaaatatatatacactgAAAAGGATtgatattatatttaataatttttttgatgaAACTTTTCTGATGATTTCATTGCAGTCAAGAATATGAGGGCATATTTTATCCCCTGGTCTTGGTGCAGCTAATGCAGCCCTTGGAGATCGGAGCTAATTTGAATCCAGTGTGCCTTTCCGACAACGACCCGCCAGAAAAATGGCTAACTCGTGGAGACTTCAAAGAAAATGTTGGCAAGGCGATAtgcaaaaagaaaaatgatCTCTACGTGCTGGAAGAATACATAGGGAGTGGTTCGGCCAAATATGACATCAGCGCCTTCATGAGACCAATCAAAGATTACATATAAAGTGCACAGAAGGCGGGAAACATTTAATTCACTTTATTACGGGATGAATTTGTGGTTAATCGGAAATCAATGTACATCAACTGAGGAAACACACATCTACTATTGACAACTATATAATTATGTATGCGTATTCAGTTGGACGGGGTATCCGCAACGTTACGGGATCGCACGCCGTTCGGGAACTATCTGCCATTTGAATGGTACTGTAAACTTTCAAAACAATAATTATATAGCTCGATTATCTGAATACCCCAATTGTTTCTATTTAATGCATGTTTGGGggatgggtgtgtgtgtgtgtgtctagTTCAGAGTTCATTTTGCTATATATTTTACTTAACTGTAggtattttgtttgtttttcggttTTGTCTTTACATA
This window contains:
- the LOC6500450 gene encoding synaptotagmin-4, whose translation is MAEEYIPDVSVMDTIVPAILGLTAAAVLSSVACICAKQMRIRNKKQNHHDVSFPFQPTRRPTAVRSPSGQPPHYLKKSPSPTGGKQMSLLSPMQDQSTSPIAQPNTKYSEEDEAPQLNPEHQHNGNKLTVVDGNGTKQSLLHNNHHHHQNHHSPVETIANGNVTITLDDQALSNGKELTVTDQYGKLGTIYFKLRFLAERNALMVSIIRCRGLPCKGGSSGTGDIPTGMNGRTQAATDPYVKLQLLPDKQHKVKTRVVRNTRNPVYDEDFTFYGLNMNDLQNMSLHFVILSFDRYSRDDVIGEVVCPLSSIEIGDISKEALSISKEIQPRSLKIRAQGRGELLISLCWQPAAGRLTVVLLKARNLPRMDVTGLADPYVKIYLLYNGQRIAKKKTHVKKRTLSPVFNESFAFDIPAAEGTGATLEGVSLELMLLDWDRVTKNEVIGRLELGGPNSTSTALNHWNEVCNSPRRQIAEWHKLNE
- the LOC6500451 gene encoding modular serine protease isoform X2 codes for the protein MISRKNIIILEALVLCVIALSFASVTHNSSTICDGVQYKEDPLDDSFERCYSNMCNETTHFRCLYGGCIPISNICNNKNDCWDGSDENELLCLEDEDLDAKYEDIHGDCESNFDCKDKGALVGDRCITWDRVCDGKSDCTDNRDESTSICAMIPCAPPNFRCKYGACISQNAMCNHVIDCFDSSDELLEICLHPSAYVDVATSLNHSSSDEITTFQGRQKWTVNECVLNDPKMVGEDFLSGITYLGGDGKVPDKNHVVLRCAEGYSLDGEKYNICDGDKWLNKLGRCVQQCKHFGNNEHSTQCFHNNILVDCEQQYLLKDTEMKVTCAPGYIDEAYGTQVCGDGGEWKVKKALPKCKPMCGFKVIEDCPDPWEMSVFQRGHKPIFQFACTATVVSPFFLLAPSSCFQNITIKSVKSREPVLYTVAEGERYTETFNAHELHAYKLHNVSFIQNVTQEYEGIFYPLVLVQLMQPLEIGANLNPVCLSDNDPPEKWLTRGDFKENVGKAICKKKNDLYVLEEYIGSGSAKYDISAFMRPIKDYI
- the LOC6500451 gene encoding modular serine protease isoform X1; the protein is MISRKNIIILEALVLCVIAPTALSFASVTHNSSTICDGVQYKEDPLDDSFERCYSNMCNETTHFRCLYGGCIPISNICNNKNDCWDGSDENELLCLEDEDLDAKYEDIHGDCESNFDCKDKGALVGDRCITWDRVCDGKSDCTDNRDESTSICAMIPCAPPNFRCKYGACISQNAMCNHVIDCFDSSDELLEICLHPSAYVDVATSLNHSSSDEITTFQGRQKWTVNECVLNDPKMVGEDFLSGITYLGGDGKVPDKNHVVLRCAEGYSLDGEKYNICDGDKWLNKLGRCVQQCKHFGNNEHSTQCFHNNILVDCEQQYLLKDTEMKVTCAPGYIDEAYGTQVCGDGGEWKVKKALPKCKPMCGFKVIEDCPDPWEMSVFQRGHKPIFQFACTATVVSPFFLLAPSSCFQNITIKSVKSREPVLYTVAEGERYTETFNAHELHAYKLHNVSFIQNVTQEYEGIFYPLVLVQLMQPLEIGANLNPVCLSDNDPPEKWLTRGDFKENVGKAICKKKNDLYVLEEYIGSGSAKYDISAFMRPIKDYI
- the LOC6500451 gene encoding modular serine protease isoform X3, with protein sequence MCNETTHFRCLYGGCIPISNICNNKNDCWDGSDENELLCLEDEDLDAKYEDIHGDCESNFDCKDKGALVGDRCITWDRVCDGKSDCTDNRDESTSICAMIPCAPPNFRCKYGACISQNAMCNHVIDCFDSSDELLEICLHPSAYVDVATSLNHSSSDEITTFQGRQKWTVNECVLNDPKMVGEDFLSGITYLGGDGKVPDKNHVVLRCAEGYSLDGEKYNICDGDKWLNKLGRCVQQCKHFGNNEHSTQCFHNNILVDCEQQYLLKDTEMKVTCAPGYIDEAYGTQVCGDGGEWKVKKALPKCKPMCGFKVIEDCPDPWEMSVFQRGHKPIFQFACTATVVSPFFLLAPSSCFQNITIKSVKSREPVLYTVAEGERYTETFNAHELHAYKLHNVSFIQNVTQEYEGIFYPLVLVQLMQPLEIGANLNPVCLSDNDPPEKWLTRGDFKENVGKAICKKKNDLYVLEEYIGSGSAKYDISAFMRPIKDYI